In one Fusarium keratoplasticum isolate Fu6.1 chromosome 5, whole genome shotgun sequence genomic region, the following are encoded:
- a CDS encoding adenylate kinase, giving the protein MGFVEDELKQLKSVISSLDTRIKTLEARATGSPVSTEEIRMILIGPPGAGKGTQAPKIKEKFSCCHLATGDMLRSQVAKKTPLGVEAKKIMDQGGLVSDEIMIGMIREELNHNQECQGGFILDGFPRTVPQAEGLDAMLQERNQKLQHAVELKIDDSLLVARITGRLVHPASGRSYHTTFNPPKQYMKDDITGEPLIQRSDDNAEALKKRLVTYHKQTEPVVGYYKKTGIWHGVDASQEPGQVWKSMLNILNEKRA; this is encoded by the exons ATGGGTTTCGTCGAAGATGAGttgaagcagctcaagagcGTCATCAGCTCTCTTGACACGCGcatcaagaccctcgaggCGCGAGCTACTGGCTCTCCCGTCTCTACCGAGGAAATTCGAATGATTCTCATCGGTCCTCCCGGTGCTG GAAAGGGAACCCAGGcccccaagatcaaggagaagttCTCCTGCTGCCATCTG GCCACCGGTGACATGCTGCGATCGCAGGTCGCCAAGAAGACTCCCCTCGGTGTCGAGGCAAAGAAGATTATGGACCAGGGCGGTCTGGTCAGCGACGAGATCATGATTGGCATGATCCGGGAGGAGCTCAACCACAACCAGGAGTGCCAGGGCGG cttcatcctcgacggtTTCCCCCGAACAGTTCCCCAGGCCGAGGGTCTCGATGCTATGCTTCAGGAGCGCAACCAGAAGCTCCAGCACGCCGTCGAGCTCAAGATTGACGACtctctcctcgtcgcccgCATCACTGGCCGTCTAGTCCACCCCGCCTCCGGCCGCTCATACCACACCACCTTCAACCCCCCCAAGCAGTACATGAAGGATGACATCACCGGCGAGCCTCTGATCCAGCGAAGCGACGACAACGCTGAAGCCCTCAAGAAGCGTCTCGTCACCTACCACAAGCAGACTGAGCCCGTTGTGGGTTACTACAAGAAGACCGGCATCTGGCACGGTGTCGATGCCAGCCAAGAGCCTGGCCAGGTGTGGAAGTCCATgctcaacatcctcaacgaGAAGAGGGCCTAG
- a CDS encoding Geranylgeranyl transferase type-2 subunit alpha, with the protein MSSHGVARTARTRTEEQRQQDQEKIQKYRALEDQIRQQITDGNYGPETFQLTSKLLRLNPEYYTIWNARRRCLISGLLSRPSAGSSPSRASQSSLATGTRSASSADSSPSSSTETPQPPSPRTAGRSGTTPDDAAAGKDAETVRAELGFTVPLLMEFPKCYWIWNYRLWILDQATERFDKPVARRIWEEELGLVSKMLTKDRRNFHAWGYRRHVVAQLESSVLSGKSLAEPEFEYTTKKIHEDLSNFSAWHNRSQIIARLLDERKADDKTRKEFLDKELDLVRDALNVGPEDQSLWYYHQFLVLNLADPAGSRQIAPSLTVDQRKSYIDREVTDIKDLLEDYDDIKWIYEALIEYAVALNQLTGQSPESEYKNDVASWLAKLRELDPMRNGRWADLAKQLGLS; encoded by the exons ATGTCCAGC CACGGCGTAGCCCGCACCGCGCGGACCCGAACTGAAGAGCAGCGCCAGCAGGATCAAGAAAAGATCCAAAAGTACCGGGCTCTCGAGGACCAGATCCGCCAGCAG ATCACCGACGGCAACTACGGCCCCGAGACGTTCCAGCTCACCTCGaagctcctccgcctcaaccCGGAGTACTACACGATATGGAACGCCCGCAGGCGCTGCCTAATCTCTGGCTTATTGTCCAGACCCTCGGCTGGATCGTCGCCCTCGAGGGCGTCGCAGAGTTCTTTAGCGACCGGCACTCGTTCAGCCTCTTCCGCCGAttcgtcgccctcgtcctcgacagAGACCCCGCAACCCCCCAGCCCCCGGACAGCTGGGAGGAGTGGTACAACACCTGACGACGCCGCTGCTGGCAAGGATGCCGAGACTGTGCGCGCCGAGCTGGGCTTCACCGTGCCCCTGCTCATGGAGTTTCCAAAGTGCTACTGGATATGGAACTACAGGCTGTGGATTCTGGACCAGGCAACAGAGAGGTTCGACAAGCCTGTGGCTCGGCGcatctgggaggaggagctcggcctcgtcaGTAAGATGCTGACCAAGGATCGACGCAACTTTCACGCCTGGGGCTATCGTCGCCATGTTGTTGCGCAACTCGAGAGCTCCGTCTTGAGCGGAAAGAGTCTGGCCGAGCCCGAGTTCGAGTACACGACCAAAAAGATACACGAGGATCTCTCCAACTTTTCGGCGTGGCATAACCGCAGCCAGATCATCGCGAGACTCCTCGATGAGCGCAAAGCAGACGACAAAACTCGCAAAGAGTTCCTAGACAAAG AACTCGACCTTGTTCGCGATGCGCTCAATGTAGGACCCGAAGACCAATCTCTCTGGTACTACCACCAATTCCTAGTATTGAACCTGGCCGACCCCGCCGGAAGCCGTCAGATAGCCCCAAGCCTGACGGTAGACCAGCGCAAATCGTACATCGACCGTGAAGTGACCGACATCAAGGATCTACTAGAGGACTACGACGACATCAAGTGGATCTATGAGGCACTAATTGAATACGCAGTCGCCCTGAATCAACTAACTGGCCAGTCGCCGGAATCAGAATATAAAAACGACGTAGCGTCTTGGTTAGCAAAGCTCAGAGAACTAGACCCTATGCGAAACGGAAGATGGGCGGATCTGGCGAAGCAGCTTGGTCTCTCGTAG
- a CDS encoding JmjC domain-containing protein: MPTSLHPQAKFDPIPPDLDLYGLVDRTPNFKWVQRVSRSQIRNLGQQEFEKLVLIHIIVGGKPLVIDGWDQVLPKWLFDAGWFEKTYDKKQENVRDITAGSDIPMTTGHYLRSMRQLTNQWTPSNFRDDRRQRLYLKDIDCPVEWHDALQKVIHPNLFYLNENSSEAGGVRQQTDDILRDDAAAASAGDLMSSLPEEMRAQNLMCYVGHEGTYTPAHREMCASLGQNIMVEASGDEGGEKPGSSIWFMTESKDREVVREYFLSMLGHDIEIEKHFAQINAWKKAPFDVYVVEQRVGDFILIPPLAAHQVWNRGTRTMKVAWNRTTAETLELALHEALPKARLVCRDEQYKNKAIIYFTLEKYYRQLQHLDENAEMTQMSFMGLGQDIVRSSPRAKQLAGDFKKLFGLFTEILLDEMFAFKEKEVELIEFDSCITCSYCRSNIFNRFLTCKHCTRMLINGDEDAYDVCMECYAMGRSCACLSGLQWCEQWSWSELVDNYETWRSMVIKNDGYVDFEFSPQPLEIARQRAGRKAVAQICQEALRRRPWKDITKPERENTPSESEPESEDKPKKKYKRKKKKGELRRCHVCCHKDYAYRVHQCTNPGCTEAYCYGVLYRAFDMMPQKVLEDEQWQCPKCLGICNCGACRRGGNTDPYTPKNTLLGHDTRPIADDRSVEALVDFRVHNLSWLKAAGEESRSKDSNRMKKLREQADNAKAQDITDQAMQDDTAGLDTSGMNGYGDQSHVLGQGDHVMVDAPGEEQFPPFPDGAAGPVNEPMPAMDLPQAEDPDESLYPDPSVVARQRIGMGYYEQDDTPDKILFDPFQAPSEEAMRPSEPDIPEFVKKSIRAAKRKAKRENEDPDFVVGKSHHKKPRPTAEADPLDNMDPALFGGPTAPEAAMHEPGQTDQSQTEPQSEGTAEPGQEDQSEPPPRKMTMPRFDANEPLLRHAKPIASYVEEEVDSDEFEEDHSHQPKARSPKGASTNGKTAVDLAADAVRALFGTPSTNNDKPAPSIEMDETETSTMSPSEVKVPKRRGRPPKNTSPHQDSPPQATPTSSAKKPRGRPRGRPRGWPKGRPRKSHLSQVTVADEPSEIAEDAAQETVQGTVDVEANSDEEHERMVGELEAQLATDTPEVVAEPPQPRRRGRPRKSGVTTIAAASVAVELSDDGHGEHTPSKGEDRASRSARRTRRPEVAEPEPESTPTVPSSSGTQFLSMAERMALKGKKFRIGKRKARPSSGGTTASPSVSVTPGTRSKATPDVVDEVMEEVVDEPEQAQQSTAESAHIDTGSEDEYRGGGSHSMASSAHDSPRSPSPPLSLKPPSQPTVVRIGESDSEEEQSLMSSSGFGSESDGDIPARGRGSGRGGRGRGRGRGRGRGRGRGRGRRF, translated from the exons ATGCCGACCTCTCTTCATCCACAAGCCAAGTTCGATCCTATTCCACCGGATCTGGATCTGTACGGCTTGGTCGACAGGACCCCCAACTTCAAGTGGGTTCAGCGTGTCTCGAGGTCACAGATTCGCAACCTTGGGCAACAagagtttgagaagctcgtTCTGATCCACATCATCGTTGGTGGAAAGCCTTTGGTCATTGATGGATGGGACCAGGTTCTCCCAAAGTGGCTTTTTGATGCTGGGTGGTTCGAGAAGACGTATGACAAGAAGC AGGAAAATGTTCGAGATATCACGGCTGGTAGCGACATTCCTATGACAACTGGACATTATCTACGGTCAATGAGACAACTCACAAACCAATGGACACCGAGCAACTTCCGCGACGATCGACGCCAACGCCTCTACCTCAAAGATATAGACTGCCCTGTTGAATGGCACGATGCGCTGCAGAAAGTCATCCACCCGAATCTTTTCTACCTGAACGAGAATTCAAGCGAAGCTGGAGGAGTGCGACAGCAAACAGACGACATCCTTCGCGATGAcgcagctgcagcttctgCTGGCGACCTGATGTCCAGTCTGCCCGAGGAGATGCGCGCCCAGAACCTGATGTGCTATGTCGGTCATGAAGGTACCTACACCCCGGCGCATCGTGAAATGTGTGCCTCCCTGGGCCAAAATATCATGGTGGAAGCGTCAGGCGATGAGGGGGGCGAGAAACCCGGCAGCTCGATTTGGTTCATGACCGAAAGCAAGGATCGCGAGGTTGTCCGCGAATACTTTCTCTCGATGCTGGGGCATGACATCGAGATCGAGAAACACTTTGCTCAGATAAATGCGTGGAAGAAGGCCCCCTTTGATGTCTACGTTGTCGAGCAGAGAGTTGGCgacttcatcctcatcccacCCCTAGCGGCACATCAAGTTTGGAATCGAGGCACAAGAACAATGAAAGTCGCCTGGAATCGAACAACAGCCGAAACACTGGAGCTTGCGCTTCACGAAGCACTGCCCAAAGCACGACTGGTCTGTCGCGACGAGCAGTACAAGAACAAAGCCATAATCTACTTTACTCTAGAAAAATACTATCGCCAACTTCAACATCTGGACGAGAACGCAGAGATGACCCAGATGAGCTTTATGGGGCTTGGCCAGGATATTGTCCGAAGCTCGCCTCGAGCAAAGCAGCTCGCCGGCGACTTCAAGAAACTCTTTGGTCTCTTTACCGAAATTCTTCTAGACGAAATGTTTGCAttcaaggaaaaggaagtAGAGCTTATTGAGTTCGACTCCTGCATCACCTGCTCTTATTGCCGatccaacatcttcaaccGATTCTTGACATGCAAGCATTGTACTCGCATGCTGATcaatggcgatgaagatgcgTATGATGTCTGCATGGAATGCTACGCTATGGGACGATCATGTGCATGCCTCTCTGGCCTGCAATGGTGCGAGCAATGGTCCTGGTCCGAACTTGTCGACAACTACGAAACCTGGCGATCCATGGTCATCAAGAATGATGGCTATGTTGACTTTGAGTTTTCCCCACAGCCCCTCGAGATCGCACGGCAACGAGCTGGCAGGAAGGCCGTAGCACAAATATGCCAGGAGGCTCTTCGACGACGGCCCTGGAAGGATATCACTAAGCCAGAACGCGAAAACACTCCGAGCGAGTCAGAGCCAGAGAGCGAAGACAAACCTAAGAAGAAGTACAAgcgaaagaagaagaagggtgagCTTCGCAGGTGCCATGTATGCTGTCACAAGGATTACGCCTACCGAGTGCATCAGTGTACGAACCCAGGGTGCACTGAAGCATATTGCTACGGCGTACTCTATCGAGCTTTCGATATGATGCCTCAGAAAGTGCTCGAAGATGAACAATGGCAATGTCCCAAGTGCCTAGGTATCTGCAACTGCGGCGcttgtcgacgaggaggaaacaCAGATCCTTACACGCCGAAGAACACCCTGCTGGGACATGACACTCGCCCCATCGCTGATGACCGGAGTGTGGAGGCGCTTGTGGACTTCCGAGTACACAACCTATCATGGCTCAAGGCCGCGGGAGAGGAGAGTCGCAGCAAGGACAGCAATCGgatgaagaagttgagaGAGCAGGCAGATAATGCCAAGGCACAAGACATCACCGACCAGGCCATGCAGGATGATACTGCAGGCCTTGATACATCTGGCATGAACGGATACGGGGATCAAAGCCACGTTCTGGGTCAGGGTGACCATGTCATGGTTGATGCACCCGGCGAGGAGCAATTTCCTCCTTTCCCTGACGGAGCTGCTGGTCCAGTTAACGAACCCATGCCCGCGATGGATTTGCCACAGGCAGAAGATCCCGATGAATCGCTTTATCCCGATCCTTCTGTGGTGGCTCGACAACGCATCGGCATGGGATACTACGAACAGGATGATACGCCAGACAAGATTCTCTTTGACCCTTTTCAGGCGCCTTCCGAAGAGGCCATGCGACCTTCTGAGCCGGATATCCCCGAATTTGTCAAGAAGTCCATTCGCGCCGCCAAGAGGAAGGCCAAACGAGAGAATGAGGATCCAGATTTTGTGGTTGGCAAAAGTCACCACAAGAAGCCTCGACCTACGGCTGAGGCAGATCCTCTAGACAACATGGATCCTGCATTGTTCGGTGGACCAACTGCCCCTGAGGCGGCCATGCATGAGCCAGGTCAAACTGACCAGAGCCAAACCGAGCCACAGAGTGAAGGAACGGCAgaaccaggccaagaagatcagtCCGAGCCACCACCtaggaagatgacgatgcctCGGTTCGACGCCAACGAGCCTTTACTCCGACACGCCAAGCCCATAGCGTCCTacgtggaggaggaggttgattCTGACGAGTTCGAAGAAGACCACAGCCACCAACCCAAGGCTCGATCACCTAAGGGAGCATCGACGAATGGAAAGACTGCCGTGGACCTAGCTGCCGATGCAGTGCGTGCTCTGTTCGGGACGCCCTCCACTAATAATGACAAGCCTGCTCCTTCGATCGAAATGGACGAAACGGAGACTTCCACCATGTCTCCATCTGAGGTCAAGGTCCCCAAGAGGCGTGGTCGTCCTCCGAAGAATACGTCTCCTCACCAGGACTCGCCACCACAAGCGACGCCAACTTCATCagcgaagaagccaagaggTAGACCAAGGGGTAGACCAAGGGGTTGGCCTAAAGGTCGGCCTAGGAAGTCGCATCTATCTCAGGTCACTGTTGCGGACGAACCGAGCGAGATCGCTGAAGACGCTGCCCAGGAAACCGTTCAGGGAACTGTCGACGTCGAAGCCAACAGCGATGAGGAGCATGAGAGGATGGTTGGCGAGCTTGAAGCTCAGCTCGCTACCGACACTCCTGAGGTCGTGGCAGAACCTCCCCAGccgcgacgacgaggaagacctAGGAAGTCGGGTGTGACAACCATTGCTGCTGCATCAGTGGCTGTTGAGCTATCTgacgatggccatggcgagcATACACCAAGCAAGGGTGAAGATCGTGCCTCGAGAAGTGCCCGCCGAACACGACGTCCCGAGGTTGCtgagccggagccggagtcGACACCCACGGTTCCTAGTTCGAGTGGTACGCAATTCTTGTCCATGGCCGAGCGCATGGCGCTCAAGGGGAAGAAGTTCAGGATTGGGAAGCGCAAGGCTCGCCCAAGCTCTGGTGGCACAACTGCCTCCCCGTCTGTTTCCGTAACCCCTGGTACACGCTCTAAGGCCACACCGGACGTTGTGGATGAGGTAATGGAAGAGGTGGTGGACGAGCCGGAGCAGGCACAGCAGTCGACAGCGGAATCTGCCCACATCGATACCGGCTCTGAGGATGAGTACAGGGGAGGAGGGTCACATTCTATGGCATCTTCAGCCCATGACAGTCCACGCAGtccctcgccgccgctctCGCTAAAGCCACCTAGCCAACCCACCGTTGTCAGAATTGGTGAATCGGACTCAGAGGAAGAGCAGAGTCTGATGAGCAGCTCGGGCTTCGGTTCAGAGAGCGATGGTGATATCCCAGCTAGAGGCCGGGGTTCTGGTCGTGGAGGTCGTGGTCGTGGTCGTGGTCGTGGTCGcggtagaggaagaggacgaggcaGGGGGCGAAGGTTTTAG
- a CDS encoding Chitinase, producing the protein MFTLLFRSLAIIAVLQATLGFARPIATSSRATAVSNGYANSVYFVNWGIYQRNFQPKDLQASQISHVLYSFMNVKADGTVYTGDSYADLEKHYEGDSWDEQGTNAYGCIKQLYLLKKANRQLKVMLSIGGWSWSTNFPAAASAPETRATFAKSAVTLMKDWGFDGIDVDWEYPKDETESANFDLLLQAVRDELDSYAQQHAPGHHFQLSIAAPAGATNYEKLHLDKIGQVVDHVNLMAYDYAGSWDTTSGHSANLYANSAIAKATPFNTDDAVKAYINGGVPAEKLVLGMPIYGRSFESTTGIGESYTGIGQGSWEQGVWDYKVLPKSGAELKYDETAQAAYSYDANTQELITFDTPQVVQNKVSYLQKLGLGGSMFWEASGDKTGDDSLIGTSFKSLGSLDKTENWLQYPDSQYANIASGCQS; encoded by the exons ATGTTCACTCTTTTGTTCAGATCGCTAGCGATCATTGCTGTGCTTCAAGCCACTCTGGGTTTTGCGAGACCCATCGCCACTTCATCCCGTGCCACTGCTGTCTCCAATGGCTATGCTAACTCCGTCTACTTTGTGAACTG GGGCATCTACCAGCGAAACTTTCAGCCCAAGGACCTCCAGGCTTCCCAGATCTCCCATGTGCTCTACTCCTTTATGAATGTCAAGGCCGACGGAACTGT TTACACTGGAGACAGCTacgccgacctcgagaagcacTATGAGGGCGACT CCTGGGACGAACAGGGTACCAATGCCTATGGATGTATCAAGCAACTCTACCTcctgaagaaggccaacCGCCAACTCAAGGTTATGCTCTCTATTGGTGGGTGGTCCTGGTCTACCAACTtccctgctgctgccagcGCCCCCGAGACCCGTGCTACATTCGCCAAGTCTGCCGTAACTTTGATGAAGGACTGGGGCTTTGACGGTATCGATGTCGACTGGGAGTACCCCAAGGACGAGACGGAATCTGCCAACTTTGACCTGCTTCTCCAGGCTGTTCGGGACGAACTCGACTCTTATGCTCAGCAGCATGCTCCTGGCCATCACTTCCAGTTGTCCATCGCTGCCCCTGCTGGCGCTACCAACTATGAAAAGCTTCACCTTGACAAGATTGGCCAAGTCGTCGACCACGTTAACCTAATGGCCTATGACTACGCTGGCTCTTGGGATACCACCAGCGGTCACAGCGCCAACCTGTACGCCAACTCTGCAATCGCCAAGGCCACTCCCTTTAACACCGAtgatgctgtcaaggctTACATCAATGGCGGTGTCCCCGCAGAGAAGCTCGTCCTCGGCATGCCCATCTACGGCCGCTCGTTCGAGAGCACCACTGGCATCGGCGAGTCCTACACCGGAATCGGCCAGGGAAGCTGGGAGCAGGGTGTCTGGGACTACAAGGTGCTCCCTAAGTCCGGAGCCGAGCTCAAGTATGACGAGACTGCTCAGGCTGCCTACAGCTACGACGCCAACACACAGGAGCTCATCACCTTTGACACGCCCCAGGTTGTCCAGAACAAGGTGTCTTACCTGCAGaagctcggcctcggtgGCAGCATGTTCTGGGAGGCTTCCGGCGACAAGACGGGCGACGACTCGCTCATCGGCACCAGCTTCAAGTCTCTGGGATCTCTGGACAAGACGGAGAACTGGCTCCAGTACCCAGACTCCCAGTACGCCAACATTGCCTCTGGATGTCAGAGCTAG